A single region of the Triticum dicoccoides isolate Atlit2015 ecotype Zavitan chromosome 2B, WEW_v2.0, whole genome shotgun sequence genome encodes:
- the LOC119361064 gene encoding pEARLI1-like lipid transfer protein 1 yields the protein MAKKVQVIATLLALNLLFFTFANATGRPCPPGGGSGGGGSGGGNGGGGNGGGGNGGGGNGGGGNGGGGNGGGGNGGGGNGGGGNGGGGNSTQCPLDALKLGVCANVLGLLNLTLGSPPVQPCCSLIQGLADLEAALCLCTTLNLNLLGINLTLPIALSLVLNNCGKNVPSGFQCPN from the exons ATGGCGAAGAAAGTGCAGGTGATCGCTACGCTCCTGGCCCTGAACCTTCTCTTCTTCACCTTCGCCAACGCCACTGGCCGTCCCTGCCCTCCTGGCGGGGGCAGCGGCGGGGGAGGGAGCGGTGGCG GAAATGGTGGTGGTGGCAATGGTGGAGGCGGGAACGGTGGCGGCGGAAACGGTGGCGGCGGAAATGGTGGCGGTGGGAATGGTGGCGGCGGAAACGGTGGCGGTGGCAATGGtggcggcggcaacggtgggggcGGAAACAGCACCCAGTGCCCACTGGACGCGCTGAAGCTGGGAGTGTGCGCGAACGTGCTCGGGCTGCTGAACCTGACTCTGGGGAGCCCGCCGGTGCAGCCGTGCTGCTCGCTGATCCAGGGGCTGGCGGACCTGGAGGCGGCGCTGTGCCTGTGCACGACGCTGAACCTCAACCTTCTGGGCATCAACCTGACCTTGCCCATCGCCCTCAGCCTCGTCCTCAACAACTGCGGCAAGAACGTCCCCTCCGGCTTCCAGTGCCCCAACTGA